The window gctttaatttaaatttatgctAATAGAAGCTCCTTTGTCCCATTTTCAGTTATAATCATTGACGACCCGACTGTGGCTATTATTGTTTTGAAATCGTTATTCATGAGCTTAATTGATTATTTGATTTAAACACTGTTTTTCAGTTTCaaattttacacattattaaattgtacaagacGACTTAATCGcgcatttaagttttaagatttacctccgatgtTTCTCGACGTACCTCGTAAGTTTATAaaaccaattttatttttattttccagGTAGTCGGCGTGATATCGGTGTTTTTCATATGTGTGTCCATCATATCGTTCTGTTTAAAAACCCACCCGGACATGAGAGTGCCAGTGATAAAAAACTACACAGTGACGACCGCGAACCAAACGCAAAGCTGGGCGCTGGACAAAGTGCAAACAAACGCCCACATTGCGTTTTTCTACATAGAGTGTGTGTGCAACGCGTGGTTCACCTTAGAAATCCTAGTGCGATTCATATCGTCCCCAAATAAGTGCGAATTCATCAAATCCTCCGTCAACATCATCGACTACATCGCCACCATGAGTTTCTATATCGATCTCATGCTCCAGAAATACGCTTCTCATGTAGAAAATGCTGACATATTAGAATTCTTCTCCATAATAAGAATCATGAGGCTTTTCAAACTGACGCGTCACTCGTCAGGTTTGAAGATTCTGATTCAGACCTTCAGGGCATCAGCCAAGGAGCTGACCCTGCTAGTGTTTTTCCTAGTGCTCGGTATAGTGATATTTGCGAGTTTGGTGTACTACGCGGAGAGGATACAGACGAATCCGCACAACGACTTCAACAGCATACCGTTGGGGCTGTGGTGGGCGCTGGTTACCATGACGACGGTCGGGTACGGAGACATGGCGCCGAAGACCTACGTCGGGATGTTCGTTGGAGCACTGTGTGCGTTGGCTGGTGTGAGTATTAAacagtaatttatattttttttattacattattctAAAACTCAGAAATGCTGCGTGGAAGAGTATCTTTTTGGaagcttattttataaaacaacagtttttcttgttatgattcatacaaaatagccaattTACTTAATAGCCTattagtgtgtcccactgctgagcaaaTGCCTCCCCTCTTTCCCGTCACTTGTctctgtccaatgcacactTCCGCCACTCCACACAGAATGTATCGAGGTTGAAAGAAAATAGCCAAGAGACGGGTAAAATTTTTTGTTCACCTTAGGCTGAAGGCAGatgatacaaaaaaaatcactCTCGAATAACGACCTATGCTAGAATTTCCACAGAGAAAAAAGAATTCGTACATGTTTGTTATTAATTGAAGACAAAATATATCTTGGCTATTGTGACAACTTTTTTGGTTTCTCCTTTAGCAAATTATGTTCTTAAAGGACGACAACACCGAATATGAAAATAACAAGGTCCCCAGTTTAATGTAACAAGAATCATGTTACACGTTTCACATACAcatgtatacatatacataagtatgtaaataaGTGTGATGCATCACTGCGTAAGCGTCAAGTTTCCACCTGGATGGCCTTTACATGACCAATTATTGACTGTTCAGCTAACTTGTCAAAGTTAGCAGCCCTAGGTCCAATATACCAGCTACATTTACGAAGCTAAATATCAACTTTGTTACTGACTGACTTGTACACCTGTGAACAGTTTGTAAAGTTTAAAACTTGTAGTTTCTCGCCAACTCCTAGTGAAGTTTTTCCAGTTGTTGAGTAGTTGCAATCACATAATGTATCTGGTTTTAATacgtaactaaaaataaatgcaaaaaaaaaatcccagcGAATCCAGTTAAAAATTGTCGGCGGAACTGATGAAGCCtccttaaatttatttatattttatttacttctcaTATAATTGATCTTTCATCCTCGCCAGTCTTCAATtcttatttacaataaattataaaatgccATCACGGATCATGTAtccattatttttcttttactgTCTCTCATTTTATTGGTTTATTAGCTTTTTGTAAAGAACACAATTTCCTCATGAATGAGCCAAAAGTATcccaaaaatgtaatttatctataaaaaaatatcataaatgTACAAGAATAAGACTCGTACTtccttggtagatattccaccaattcgcacgaagcgctttgcttcctcttttcttatgcgcactgccaaggaatggaattccttgccggcgtatATATTTCCGAgcacatataacccggcaaccttcaaatcaagggtaaACAGGCAGGCAGGCAGGCTGGGCAGGCTCGCTACATCGTAGGCCAGGTCTTCGCCTccgctagtctgtggccatgagtaagcccatttctaataataataataaaagacttATCAGCGAACTTTTGGACACAGGTGCTGACGATAGCCTTACCCGTGCCCGTCATCGTGTCCAACTTTGCCATGTACTACTCCCACACGCAGGCACGGGCAAAGTTGCCCAAGAAGCGGCGGAGGGTCATCAACGTTGAACCGACTAGGCCTCCGATGCGTAAGTAACAGCTCTCTCATGCGTATGGTTTTTTTACGATGTAGTACTACGATTTAGAATCCGGATTCAACTTGTATGCAATGGAactatccggatctggatcagGGCTAGACAAAATGAAAATAGTCTACCGACAAACTTccaggatataaccaaacgggtGCCTTGTTAAATTtgctgtacaaaacagtctactgatttttgcgggggaggggcaggTCAAATGTGTGtaagtaacgtaaaaatagccatgtcagataaacgccagtccatacattgtgtatgaccactggccgcctattttcgacagaggggaacgcctgttaatggctacccatttggttatatcctctaagtcgacaaacgccaaactcAAAGAAAATATGTAGCGGGATGAAAGATGCtatacgaaaagtcacgtgactttatCCATACATGATTAAAGTTAATTCCATTAACGTTTTCTATTaacaattgtcatcttggctagacccccAGGTTCCAGAGTGTAACTTTCGCACGGTTGGATTCGGATTGCCAACTTTAACACACTTTTAAATTGAGCAACCAACTCATTTTTTAACCAACTAAGTTACTATCACCGCTTACTTCATAAagcttttgtttaaattaaatacttttaCCAACGAGAATGATTTAAAGCAACGCTTAAAGAACTCTTCAACACGCTTGCTCATAATTTCTTATTACGCCTCGTTTAGGCGcataaataaagattttacacACGCGCTTTTAATTTTCGTTACAACACTGATATCCTcttaatttttaactttttcccaattttacttatatttaagtacaaataaaacttttaatttaactgttatttttaaaataacgcACTTTATAAATggcaaaagaaaatattttttattaaagcaATGAAAATTAAATCACTTATTTTCAAAGTTAAATATCTTTCCTGTTATTTAAAAGCCTACTTCAAAAGTCGCAAACGTGTtccaaaacttgtcaaaaataaagttcaatttgtaATTAAGAAACTCGTTTGGCCTCCGAACTCAAGAGAACTTCGCAACAGCTGTCTGCCACAGGCGTCAGCtgcattaattatttaaaaacaaacggAGAAACAAgacttttatgtacctacagtcgTAAATTTACTCGTTTGGAAAATAAGATTGGGATTTATTTCGGCGAACGATTGTTGGACGAATACCTGCATTTTGAAGGCTTGAAATATTTGAACGCACATCAAAACTATGAGGCTAAAAGCGAGTTTGGtttgaaaatttatagttttgagGTAAGAGCAAATTTAATACATATAACCTTTATTCTTTGCACCGACTTTGCAGCATCAAATTTTCAAACTGCCACAAAATATCACCGAAAGTGACGTTTATACAGTACGACGCAATGTTATTGGTACAGAGTTGGCTTATATTGCCTCTAAAATTGCTACATCGTACTTCTCTCTCCCTTTATTTACTAGAAGATAAGATTCGACAAGCAAAACAATTTCAAACCATCGTAAATGAAGGGAAAATATAGATTAcaaaaggtaattaaatattttgaactgTAGACGTAAATTTCAAAATGAAGTTTATGTATACCAAGATAAACTCAATGGTAAAGTTTAATTGGAATTCTAATACAAAACAAAGCTTTGAAATTTGATATTCGAGGTATCAAATTTCCTGATCGTTAAAGTAGAAGTCGACATTATCTGATTTAAGAACGAAGAAACTATGTATATCGGAAAAGTTTCCAAACACCtaataaatgttaattatgATAAAGTACCAACCGCCCAAAAATTTTAACAAATACTCATTGTCATTACACACTTCGTAAAATCGTAAAATATTTCTGGATTTGAACCAATGATCTCAGATTTGTAAAATaccaataataacaataacaacaacaatatttttattcataataaaatattagcagGCACGTTAcagtgaaccccgcactaggcatggcctgtatcgtAGGGGTCATGATCATCACGAGTTACCAGTAATAAAAATTTACAATTATACTAAACATACGAATAGGAATTCTTTAGGAAAGAGGAGTGTGTACTTGTATGTGTGTAAGCTTGTTGTCAGAAGGGAGtgaaaagtgtgtgaatgaAATCTAAGAATGTGATGAGTGTAAAAGTGTGTTATATTTAAGTGTGTTCGAGCGTTATGAAAAACTGAAACTGGATTCGAAGAGGAATGAAGAAGTAATCCTATGAGAACGTGGAGTTAGGAGTCGCTTGGGAAGGATTCAGAATTTCTTCTGATTCCTCGAAGCAATGTTTTTCACATCAGCAGCTATTTTTGTTGAAaagatgtatttttatttatcaaatagGCACACTCAAAATAGCCAGTGCACCTGTTGCTTTAGTCTCTTAAATTTTACCAAAATGATACTTAACAAcaacttaaaaaattaaaaaaaaaaaacatgactatGTTTTAAACAACTAAAACAATGAATACACCCAGTAGATATCACAAATCGCAATAACTGTTTTTGAcacttcttaaaaaaattggcATTCACAAACACTTATCTTTTTACACATCAATGTCTTCCTAGGTGcacttttattttacacaatatgtaaaaaaatcttaaaattactaataaattGTACCCctaaaatagttattatttaatGTCGTATGTCCCTTTTCACCCAAGCTGCCGTGGGAAGAACGCAAGGTAAAACAAGATCttttcaaaattgtagtttcctacatatatgtattattagtaATTATTAATCCGTTATTGTTATTAGTGTTAAAACCTTGtataaaatctaaataattaGCGACTAACCTCACTGCAACTCATAGCAGTGGGTAATTCCAAGAGTAACGCGAGTCACTATTTTTTGCATGTTTCTGTTACTCATGATAcaaatataagtattaatttttctGTAGAGAAATCATATTTTAATCCTTCGATATACTTATATGCTTAAATTTGCTTAATTGATGAAAAAACACGCAGTGAAATCGTGCCTCGTTTATTTTTTGTGGTGAAAAATGATGTGTCTCGTGTAACGTGTTATCTTCTACATTTTTTGTTaagtacagtgagctgcgaaattgcatggagaaattatgaatgaattcattgataaatttGCCATGCACTTTTATAGTTAATTCGGGTCTAAAGGAAAGGAGTAGAGAGACTTGTTTATTTGTAAATTCCAGCTACATATAGTAGCTGTATGCTGCCGAGAACCATTATGATCTACAGTTGCAACATCTATCTGTGGTTTATCttgttttttaaagtaaagtaaagttaaAGATGGTCTGGAATCTGGAACTAAACATATTTTCAAATGTTGTTACTGTAGTCTTAGCTAGATTGCAAATGCAACTTCAGAGAATGTtttagaaatttttaatttgtgacAGTTCTCTAAGCATCACGTAAGATTTGTCTAGAATGCACTAGCGTTAAATCTCCTCGTCATTTTATCCTATTCTTTTCAGCTTGAGAAAGACATGTTaaaattattagtttttttattcctattatttattattaagttaGATTAATAGCGCAAACGACGTGCTACCATTATCTTAACCCATTCCTCCTACCATTTATATTAGTTATTAGGTACCCCTTTTAGCTGTGACAAAAATTATacgaatacaaaaaataaatgtattatccAGGTGCACCAGGCGTTCCAGGTGGCCCCGGCGGTGCGTTGCCTCCAGGAATGGGACCTCAAGCGGTGAACCGCCGCATGAACGCCATCAAAACGAACCACCCCAAAGATATCATGGGACCTAATATGGGTAAGACTTGGATTTAACGTAGCTTCTACAAAACTAGCGGAAATTACATGTGAAAGTCGGTTTTATATCaccaatgtaataaaaaaattagccaATGAAGAAAATACAAGTttaaaattaccaataaaattcaaaatataataAGATCCTTTTAATTATTTCTAGATAACCGAAACCTAATAAGTACAAAATCAGTAAATCATTCAAAGCGATCTATAGAATCTATTTTAATGAATCACGAGAATTGACTTCTCAATTGATTTTAGTTTGTCATTAAACAAGTTTGACAAATTCCGAGTCGtttccacttaa of the Cydia amplana chromosome 14, ilCydAmpl1.1, whole genome shotgun sequence genome contains:
- the LOC134653944 gene encoding potassium voltage-gated channel protein Shaw: MNLLNMDAENRVVLNVGGIRHETYKATLKKIPATRLSRLTEALANYDPVLNEYFFDRHPGVFAQVLNYYRTGKLHYPTDVCGPLFEEELEFWGLDANQVEPCCWMTYTQHRDTQETLAVLDRLDLDTEKPSDEEVARKFGFEEDYYKGTVSWWQQLKPQMWSLFDEPYSSNAAKVVGVISVFFICVSIISFCLKTHPDMRVPVIKNYTVTTANQTQSWALDKVQTNAHIAFFYIECVCNAWFTLEILVRFISSPNKCEFIKSSVNIIDYIATMSFYIDLMLQKYASHVENADILEFFSIIRIMRLFKLTRHSSGLKILIQTFRASAKELTLLVFFLVLGIVIFASLVYYAERIQTNPHNDFNSIPLGLWWALVTMTTVGYGDMAPKTYVGMFVGALCALAGVLTIALPVPVIVSNFAMYYSHTQARAKLPKKRRRVINVEPTRPPMRAPGVPGGPGGALPPGMGPQAVNRRMNAIKTNHPKDIMGPNMVASLMPGLDMSVTTRLSPSPRDMSPALAIALPMMKSVNIVPAQCFDNMAFHGERVENRDSDKEDTLSKRSSQQSLESDNTLRVNNYKNGYMNKSVEEKTDCRTPLLRDHKIESLDENKLRENKAEKRKSSAST